The segment TTTTAACTCTATAATAATATGCACCTCCCATAACTTCAATTACAACTGTTAGCAACAGCGGCTCCTAGCGTTTGTAGGAGGAAGCGAACCTTCCGCCCCCAATACATCATCAGTTTGAAGATGGCGGAGGGTGAATTGAACGTAGATAGTCTCATCTCTCGGCTTCTGGAAGGTAATTGATTTCTGTCCAGTCTCTGATTTTATACAGAGCTATCCGTTTATGTGCACCGAGCCTAGCGTACCATTTTTTCTTTAACTAACGCGAATGTGAATGTGAAAGGGAATGTGTTAGCATGTAagggctaacgttagccactAATAGCGGCGCATTCCCGGCTAGGTTAGCTAACGTTACCGTTAGCTTGACGTGTTTATAAACAGCGTCAGCGGAGAACGCCTACCATTTTTTCAGATATCGCAGTGACTCCAGTAGAGACATTTTATTGAGTAGTGTCGCtgaattgatcattttattaactttttgtctgttttatttagaCGGCGTCAAGTCATTGCGATATCGTGACAGGTGTGGTGTAACCTGGTCGAATAACACGACAACAGGGATGATAAAAGTTAATAACATAATGTGGCTAACCCTTTAAAATCAAACAAGAAAAAGCTCAAATAGCTCAGCACAACATATAACAGGAGTGTTGTATTCCCCTCCCAAATATAGTGGCATGCTCTGGACATTGTGATGTCTTGGGCCAGAAGAGAGAGGATTTAGGACCAAAGACTAtataaagtcacacacacacacacacacacaccatgattTGGTCTCTGATTAATTGCTTCATTTCAGCCTTTGCCCCTTAATGCTcttaatctgtttttaataacgCGGCGTGATGCTGACGTGCGGTCGGTTGCCATTATAGcataaaatgtacatttcagcCCGATATCTTTTTGCATTTGAATTTCCACCATTCTTTACCCTTCAGCTCGTGAAGCTTTTTGTGCCCCTTTTCATCTCGTGAGATGAATCTTCAGTCAGAACTGTGGCAGACTGCCGCAAAGCTCCTTTAGTCAGCGATGCGACCGGCGCTGGAGATGTGTGCAGGGCTGTGAGCTAAAATACAAGCTTTACTTCCACAGCTCATCAGATAGTGAAAATGCCTTGCCATTCTAATGTGTGTGTTCCTCCCTCCTAGAAGCATATGTCTAATGCTGATCAGCTTCATGGTGTGAggcagagagggggaggggggtcagtGCTGCAGCTATTTCTCTCCTGACAGTCACTGATAAAACTTTTCTCTCTACACCAGTCCGAGGATGCCGCCCGGGGAAGATCGTCCAGATGACAGAGGCCGAGGTTCGAGGCCTCTGCATCAAGTCCAGGGAGATCTTCCTCAGCCAGCCCATCCTGCTGGAGCTCGAAGCGCCCCTGAAGATCTGTGGTCGGTTTTGTTCATGTCTCTCATTGTTCAAGCAGTCTCACCCCCatatcttgtttgttttttctcttcgGTAGCCCGAATcataaaacagacatttattttcaaagcaCAAAGACAGTTCATCTTCATGCCAGTTGCCTCCCGCGTACATTTACTTTAAGATTGTTGTCATAATACTGGAAAAAAACTCGGGTggcatcatttgtattttaattcttCAAATCAGATCTGTGGGTCTGGATTGTCACCGTGTAAAGAGTTACTTGACGCTGAAACTCACTGTATTTCTGGAAGTATTTTATGTTACGCAACACGTCCGTATCACGATGCACCttgttgaattgttttttaGGTGATATTCATGGGCAGTACACAGATCTCCTGAGGCTGTTTGAGTACGGCGGCTTCCCTCCAGAGGCTAACTACCTGTTCCTGGGCGACTATGTGGACAGAGGAAAACAGTCCCTTGAAACCAtctgcctcctgctggcctACAAGATCAAATACCCAGAGAACTTTTTCCTGCTCAGGGGCAACCACGAGTGTGCTTCCATCAACCGTATCTACGGGTTCTACGACGAGTGTTAGTGGAAATGAAGTCATTCTTCTCACATGCGCGCACGAACGGGTCTGAAGCGCTAAGCACCGGTGTGTTCGATTGTTTCATCAGGCAAGCGCAGGTTCAACATTAAGCTGTGGAAAACCTTCACCGACTGTTTTAACTGCCTCCCCATCGCTGCTATTATTGATGAGAAGATCTTCTGCTGCCACGGGGGTAGGAAAACAGTTGGCACATATGTCTCTGGAActttgagagagaaaaataaagtgttGCAACTCCAATCAAACTCTATTTTAGGGCTGTCACCTgatttgcagtcaatggagcagaTCCGCAGGATCATGAGGCCAACGGATGTCCCAGATACAGGTACTATATGTCTTCATGTGCGTAAtgtgtccccccctccccctccccataGCTGCCTTTTTACATGGTTCTTTCATCAGCCGTTTCCTGACTTTTGTCTCCATGTcattatctgtgtgtgtctttcaggccTGCTGTGTGACCTGCTGTGGTCAGACCCAGATAAGGATGTCCAAGGCTGGGGAGAGAATGACCGTGGTGTCTCCTTCACTTTCGGAGCTGATGTGGTCAGCAAGTTCCTAAATCGCCATGACCTGGACCTCATATGCAGAGCCCACCAGGTAAACATGAAAGGAATTAACACAAAGCCTgatatatactgtgtatatatatatatatacatgtttttcttttgttcagtaAAGCCCACAATATCCTGCtcctgtgattttcttttttttttttgcgtcctGCATAATTTGTTGTAATTTCATTCAGCACTCAAGcatcatatttgtttttgcttaaataaaaaaaagtaaagaattAGAATGAATTATGCTAATGTGTAGAACAATAAAAACACCGTTTGCATTTTAGATGGGATGGAAATGCATACCTTTCCTGTTGGTATCCCGTATGAGTTACCGCATTATACCGTTGATCTATCTTCGCTCAGCTTTGGTCTATTGATCGAGCCTTAGGTGGATTTGTGCTCTTAGCGTTGATAGCAATGTTCGATTTGGAAACTCGCTGGAGATCTGTCTCTTGGTATTGATCGCTGTCGAATGATGTCATGCGCATTCAAACAGGTTGTGGAGGATGGTTATGAGTTCTTTGCCAAACGCCAACTGGTCACCCTTTTCTCTGCTCCAAACTACTGCGGGGAGTTTGACAATGCAGGAGGCATGATGAGTGTTGACGAATCGCTCATGTGCTCCTTCCAGGTAGTGTAAAAGCGGCACAGAAATATTAATGCTGACTACAAATGATATTTGACTGATATGTACCTTCTCTCAATGTgattgttcactttttttttaagatccTAAAACCCTCGGAGAAGAAGGCCAAGTACCAGTATGGCGGTGTAAATTCTGGTCGGCCTGTCACTCCACCCCGCACCGCCCAGGCCCCCAAGAAGAGATGAACGTGCAGCCTTGTCTctactccctcctcctcattttgtCCATCCCTGGGCTGCAACCAGCCCCTGTAACCCCATCTTTATAACGAAGATACAGGGCTTATCTAATTGCTTTAtcgtttctcctctttcttcccgACCCAACGAATCCCTCCCCAACTCCACTGACTGACCTTTTCTTAATGTGTATGTGTACATAAACTTGCTGTGAccaatctgttttattttttgcctgtttgttggtatttttgataTCATTACGAAATCGTCTTTTTGTGCTTTTACTTTTACCATTTGAGTTTTTCCTGAGGCACTGTGTTGTGAAAGTATTCTCTGTGTAGAGGGGCAATGTGAGTTTGAAAGACAAAATATTGTTCAgtttcacaaaacaaatgtaatattactttttttttttcttgatctAATAAAAAAACTGGTAAGGCAGAGGCTTCTGTGCAAAGCAAAAATCCTTGGAGACAAATAGAGGGAGCACTTTTATGTTCCAGTTTAACCGTTGAAGCTTTGTTGCATGTGCAGCAAACTCGTGGTTGCACATGTTTGTATGTAACTATTGGAAAAATGAGTAGCAAAGCAAACGAAGACACCAGTGAGAGAACTGCCGTGAGTTGTGTGCTTTGGACACGCTCCTCCAAGATGCGGTGACCTTGAGCTTCTTCTTCAGTGTTCCTCCATCACCAACACAATAAAATGGTACTTCTCTTACAGACCAGGTATTGATATTTTCCTGAGTCTATTTATCCTTTGTTCTCATTGACATCATTTCCCCGCATtgtcttgtatttattttgagacCGAAGTCAAGTCTTGCAAGGCCAATATCTTGAATGTAAacatactgaaaaatatatacaaatgaAAAGTGTTGATAAAGTAGTCATTTCTCGTGTTTTCTTCGTCTCTTCCGTAGAAGTAGGCGAAGAAAACAATTCTTCTTCGTCTTTTTCTCAGAAGTagacgaagaagaaaacaattctTCTTCGTCTCTTTCCCAGAAGTAGACGAAGAAAACaattcttcttcgtcttcttttgCGGTCGTATTCTTCGTCTTTTCTTCGTCTCTTTAGTAGAAGCAGACGAAGAAGCGTGATGACGCAACCAGCATGGCGACAGGGATTGCTTTGCGCTCGTCTTCTTATGAGTTATGGAATATTTCATAGTGTTAAAATGTAGTTTCAGTATATTACATTTCCCGACGCTGCTGCAGAATATGTCTGGGGAAAATAGGCTAGATTGATTGTAGCATCATGGAATCGAGAGGAGGTAAATAAATGGCGTTACTGTTAGCTTGGCTAGAGTTAGCATTGCTGATGACAGATCCATTGGATTAAATTACCGGTAGATAGATTTTCAGTAGATTAATTTATTAACACTTTTCAAATCAATagaacacatttttattgtataTGTAAATATTATCTGCTTTGGTTTGTCTCAATTGTAGTTTTATCTGTTCAGGCAAAATGAGAGGACGACAATACAAGAACACATTCACATTCCGTTCTCCTTATCACAAGTTGCACCCCCAGTCTAGTTCACATCCAAGTCATAAAAATACCACACATTGGCTGCATGTTCGAGTTgattataataaaaaagatcACATATAAGATACTAGAGAACATGACGAACGAGATTTTGTGTTAGTGTTTGGTTTGCATTGTTGCACACATGACCTAaataaatgactgaatgatCAATCAAATGATTAGCTGATCAATGAAGAAAATAACAGGCAGATGCAACCCCTTAAGGTGTTTGTGatacactcttgtatcctttgTTTCCTCAGATCCTGACTCATCACGCCAAGCGACAGTCCTCCACTGCTGTTTCAACAATGAGCCGAGTGTGTCGTAAGCGCTGACTGAAGAATGGCAAGGTTTAGGCGCAAGTCGTGCGTCCCATTAATTGCATTGGTGATGCTTGTGCTCATAATGACTGTGGTACTGAAGGTGCTGATACCGGAGGACTCTCCGTTCGGTGGCCCTTTTGGTGTGGAGCCGTTCACGGAAAGAAAAAATACGATCCAgggtgaaaacaaaaataaaccgGACCAGATCCAAATGAATTCTTCTTCCGAGTCCCACGAAGATGCTGAACTGGCAGCTATCCTGAGGAGGTTCCCTCCTCCAAATTACCGTCTTCATGCCTTCTACTACTCGTGGTATGGGAACCCCAAGTTTGATGGAGAATACATCCACTGGAGCCATCCGCAACTACCGCACTGGGACATTAAGGTGGCCCAGGGGTATCCACAGGGGAAGCACAGCCCACCTGAGGACATTGGCTCCAACTTCTATCCATTTTTAGGGACCTACAGTTCCAGGGATCCTGTGGTTATAGCGGGCCACATGCAGCAGCTGCGTGCAGCAGCAATTGGTAGGACAGAGATGTGTTTAACTGTGTTTGTTAGCAATGCAACTCACAAAGTTCATGAAACTCAGGAAATGTCCTAAATAGGTCTCGGAATAAGTGATTCGATTTTGGAGGCGATTCGGTTCACCATCCAGATCCAGGAATCTTTTAAAGGATTCTCTATCGTTGCGAGATAAGGCTGTTCAACATACGTGCATGTAACGCCCCAATAAATGGTCCAGATGCTTCGTAAAAAATCAAATTCAATACAGGAGAAGTTCCCGGCAGGGTCTATAAGATATCAAAGATTGATCTGgtggttggcggttcgattcccggctccggcacacgTGTCCATTGTTGTAGTGTAGTGCAAAAATGTcagtggtggtcaggagggccgattggcagccttgctcctgtcagtctgccccagagcagctgtggctacaacagtagcttcaccaccaccaagtcggcagtgaatgaataatgcacaacgtAACATGCGCCTTGAAAAGCGCtgtataaaaccaacgcattattatttttattaatagttAGTGTTACTCAATTCAGTTCAGGGTTCATGCTTGCAAATATTTTCTCCCAGGTGTGATAGCTGTTTCCTGGTACCCTCCTCATATGAGTGATGACAACGGTGAACCACAGGAAGACCTCGTACATCTGCTTCTGGAAATGGCGCATAAATACAATATTAAGGTCAGTGGAAACGTACAAATGCGTTTCCTATCTTTTGCCGTTGGCTTGCAAGCCGCTGATTTGACAGAGTTGCTGTGAGATGTTAGTGTTGGTATGATTATTTACCATTGAATGAATTGTTGtcttattgttttgtttattgtcattttgtcaTACAGGTAGCATTCCACATTGAACCGTTCAAAGGAAGAGACGTCAACATGTATTCTAATGTAAAATACATAATTGATAAGTGAGTCGTTCTGTGTCTCCTTGGCAACATGATTCTACTCTCCCTCTAAGGACCACTGTCTTATGATTCCACATAATTATCAAGTTTACACTCATCTGCCCTGCTGTTCCTGCTCCATTTTAATTATGTGTCTTATTTCTCTCGTCGTTCTACCTCAGATACGGAGAGCACCCTGCTTTCTTCAAGTACCGGACAAACAATGGCaagcttcttcctctcttttatgTGTATGACTCTTATCTCCTGAACTCAGATCAGTGGAGCAAGCttctgaagcacacacacagcgagagcATCAGGGATACCCCATATGACGCTCTCTTCATCGCTCTGCTGGTTGAGGAGAAACATAAGAGGGACATCCTGACTTCTGGTTTTGATGGCGTCTACACCTACTTTGCTACCAATGGATTTTCCTATGGGTCCACTCAGCGGAACTGGGACTCTATTAAAGCTTTTTGTGAAAATAACGATTTGTTATTCATACCGAGTGTTGGCCCAGGTTATATTGACACAAGCATTCGGCCCTGGAATTTCCAAAACACTCGAAACCGCATTGGTGGCAAATACTATGAAAACTCGCTGAGTGCAGCACTACGAGCAAGGCCTGATTTGATCTCTATAACATCATTTAATGAATGGCACGAAGGAACACAGATTGAAATGGCTATTCCTAAAACAGGCCAGACTGTGTATTTGGACTACCTTCCAAATAAACCCGCGGTCTATCTGGAGATAACTCGGAAATGGGCTGTGATATTTGATACTGAACGACAAAAGTGGAAGGAGTGATCTGATTTAACGCGTGCCTCCGTAGTTGCACGGCCTCAGACTACACTGATCCCGACtggagacgagacgattgcGTTGTCTCCTATTCaagaacatgaatgaatgaacacataCTATGTAATCTGACTCATTTAGCCTGTAcctgaatatttttgcatgtAACTCAACTCTGTGATTGTAAAGTAAAAAACGTCTGCCGCTTGATTTGAAAATAGTTTCTATAACATCGAGGGccgtttcctcacagcaagacagAAACCTCTACAATAAGTCAGATGGGGTAATTATccaccatctgattggttaaggacaaaacatttaaagcactgCCTT is part of the Brachionichthys hirsutus isolate HB-005 chromosome 18, CSIRO-AGI_Bhir_v1, whole genome shotgun sequence genome and harbors:
- the manea gene encoding glycoprotein endo-alpha-1,2-mannosidase isoform X1, with amino-acid sequence MARFRRKSCVPLIALVMLVLIMTVVLKVLIPEDSPFGGPFGVEPFTERKNTIQGENKNKPDQIQMNSSSESHEDAELAAILRRFPPPNYRLHAFYYSWYGNPKFDGEYIHWSHPQLPHWDIKVAQGYPQGKHSPPEDIGSNFYPFLGTYSSRDPVVIAGHMQQLRAAAIGVIAVSWYPPHMSDDNGEPQEDLVHLLLEMAHKYNIKVAFHIEPFKGRDVNMYSNVKYIIDKYGEHPAFFKYRTNNGKLLPLFYVYDSYLLNSDQWSKLLKHTHSESIRDTPYDALFIALLVEEKHKRDILTSGFDGVYTYFATNGFSYGSTQRNWDSIKAFCENNDLLFIPSVGPGYIDTSIRPWNFQNTRNRIGGKYYENSLSAALRARPDLISITSFNEWHEGTQIEMAIPKTGQTVYLDYLPNKPAVYLEITRKWAVIFDTERQKWKE
- the LOC137907951 gene encoding serine/threonine-protein phosphatase PP1-beta catalytic subunit → MAEGELNVDSLISRLLEVRGCRPGKIVQMTEAEVRGLCIKSREIFLSQPILLELEAPLKICGDIHGQYTDLLRLFEYGGFPPEANYLFLGDYVDRGKQSLETICLLLAYKIKYPENFFLLRGNHECASINRIYGFYDECKRRFNIKLWKTFTDCFNCLPIAAIIDEKIFCCHGGLSPDLQSMEQIRRIMRPTDVPDTGLLCDLLWSDPDKDVQGWGENDRGVSFTFGADVVSKFLNRHDLDLICRAHQVVEDGYEFFAKRQLVTLFSAPNYCGEFDNAGGMMSVDESLMCSFQILKPSEKKAKYQYGGVNSGRPVTPPRTAQAPKKR
- the manea gene encoding glycoprotein endo-alpha-1,2-mannosidase isoform X2: MARFRRKSCVPLIALVMLVLIMTVVLKVLIPEDSPFGGPFGVEPFTERKNTIQGENKNKPDQIQMNSSSESHEDAELAAILRRFPPPNYRLHAFYYSWYGNPKFDGEYIHWSHPQLPHWDIKVAQGYPQGKHSPPEDIGSNFYPFLGTYSSRDPVVIAGHMQQLRAAAIGVIAVSWYPPHMSDDNGEPQEDLVHLLLEMAHKYNIKVAFHIEPFKGRDVNMYSNVKYIIDKSVEQASEAHTQREHQGYPI